The following coding sequences are from one Thermodesulforhabdus norvegica window:
- a CDS encoding tetratricopeptide repeat protein, producing the protein MRSLQAAVALALGCFICTMMVVDRAYGVSKAYHLYEQAQTVPFTFNKIALYDQAIAMDSEFTEARKARAFFLFYQGKYRQAIDDLNICIEKGKATAQDHYLRARAYFGLEDYGRAVRDFDFVLKQDPSNREALLYRARTYYMLGDYGKAMEDLTKIFAEGVHDYLTGRAYRLAGFIMNEQGRTELAEEYFQRASQFADPWIWGAYLRVYDPGKMSVLGMIGIIVGCLALIFRLELPPPRKKKRD; encoded by the coding sequence ATGCGAAGTTTGCAGGCAGCAGTTGCACTGGCTCTTGGCTGTTTTATCTGCACGATGATGGTGGTCGATAGGGCTTATGGGGTTTCAAAAGCCTACCATCTTTACGAGCAGGCACAAACCGTTCCCTTTACCTTCAACAAAATCGCCCTGTACGATCAGGCCATAGCAATGGATTCGGAGTTCACCGAAGCCAGAAAGGCGCGCGCCTTTTTTCTCTTTTACCAGGGGAAATATCGGCAGGCGATTGACGATCTGAACATTTGCATTGAAAAAGGAAAAGCAACCGCCCAGGATCACTACCTGAGAGCGCGGGCCTATTTCGGCCTGGAAGACTACGGCAGAGCCGTCCGAGATTTCGACTTTGTGCTGAAACAGGATCCTTCGAACAGAGAGGCTTTACTGTACAGGGCCAGAACTTATTATATGCTCGGGGACTACGGAAAGGCTATGGAAGATCTCACCAAGATCTTTGCAGAGGGCGTACACGATTATCTGACCGGTAGGGCTTACAGGCTTGCGGGTTTTATAATGAACGAACAGGGTAGAACAGAGCTGGCCGAAGAATACTTCCAGAGGGCGAGTCAATTTGCTGACCCCTGGATCTGGGGAGCCTATTTGAGGGTTTACGATCCCGGTAAGATGAGTGTGCTGGGGATGATCGGGATAATCGTGGGGTGCCTGGCTCTGAT
- a CDS encoding ArsR/SmtB family transcription factor has protein sequence MPVNLDDAKLEAVAAALKSVAHPARLKILNLLAEEEQSVSDLCRNLDLPQPYVSQQLTILRNHGIIAARREGQQVFYRVLNPHVLKIMECVRAQAATEPDILKKEGNL, from the coding sequence ATGCCCGTAAATCTCGACGACGCAAAACTGGAAGCAGTAGCAGCAGCCTTAAAATCGGTGGCCCATCCGGCAAGGCTGAAGATTCTCAACCTCCTTGCCGAAGAAGAGCAAAGCGTATCCGACTTATGCCGGAATTTGGACTTGCCTCAGCCCTATGTCTCACAACAATTAACCATTTTAAGAAACCACGGAATCATAGCGGCCAGAAGGGAAGGGCAGCAGGTATTTTACCGGGTTCTCAACCCCCACGTCCTGAAGATCATGGAGTGCGTACGGGCACAGGCGGCAACTGAGCCCGACATTCTTAAAAAGGAGGGAAATTTATGA
- a CDS encoding DsrE/DsrF/DrsH-like family protein, which produces MNGNSEKVSCTFICSRDTLDGAYPPLILAINAKRLGMDATIFFTFMGINVIRKGRAEVCKFYPPGFLGAIPGMATFATKMMKKKIDGANIPTISELLEIAQLEGVKLVACKMTVDMMELKEEDFIEGVEIQTAEDYLKHARECRINMFI; this is translated from the coding sequence ATGAACGGCAACAGCGAAAAGGTTTCTTGTACCTTCATCTGTAGCAGAGACACCCTTGACGGCGCTTACCCACCTCTGATTCTTGCAATCAACGCAAAAAGACTGGGCATGGATGCCACGATCTTTTTCACCTTTATGGGAATTAACGTAATTCGAAAGGGAAGGGCAGAGGTATGTAAGTTTTATCCTCCGGGGTTCCTGGGCGCGATTCCTGGAATGGCAACCTTTGCAACAAAGATGATGAAAAAGAAGATTGATGGAGCCAACATTCCAACCATTTCCGAACTCCTTGAAATAGCCCAGCTTGAAGGGGTAAAGCTCGTAGCATGTAAGATGACGGTGGATATGATGGAACTGAAAGAAGAAGATTTTATCGAAGGGGTGGAGATTCAAACAGCGGAAGATTACCTTAAACATGCAAGGGAGTGTCGTATCAACATGTTTATTTAA